Proteins co-encoded in one Brassica oleracea var. oleracea cultivar TO1000 chromosome C4, BOL, whole genome shotgun sequence genomic window:
- the LOC106339234 gene encoding uncharacterized protein LOC106339234, translated as MLARKQQTYTLLIDDGDEAVKEKKPSKSDNKRKKRFRKTDEEEEVPVVREVRRKVDDDASESEEERVRHQKERQELEQHLRDLDTFRYHVVVASGAKCYIIYS; from the exons ATGCTAGCGAGGAAGCAGCAAACATATACTCTATTAATAGATGATGGAGACGAAGCGGTTAAGGAGAAAAAACCTTCAAAGTCAGATAATAAGCGCAAGAAAAGGTTTAGAAAGACTGATGAAGAGGAGGAG GTGCCTGTTGTTAGAGAGGTTAGAAGAAAGGTTGATGATGATGCTTCTGAG TCAGAAGAGGAAAGAGTGCGTCACCAAAAGGAGAGACAAGAACTCGAGCAGCATTTAAGAGATCTTGATACTTTCAGGTATCATGTAGTTGTAGCGTCAGGGGCTAAGTGTTACATTATATATTCCTGA
- the LOC106339758 gene encoding 10 kDa chaperonin-like → MASSAFVSLPKPFFAFPVKTSTHPLANHKLLGSRRGCLRVKAISTKWEPTKVVPQADRVLVRLEELAQTTSGGVLLPKAAVKFERYLTGEVVSVGSEVGQQVGPGKKVLFSDVSAYEVDLGTGARHCFCKESDLLALVE, encoded by the exons ATGGCTTCTTCAGCTTTCGTCTCTCTACCAAAACCCTTCTTTGCTTTTCCAGTTAAAACCAGTACTCATCCCCTAGCTAACCATAAGCTTCTCG GAAGTCGAAGAGGTTGTCTGAGAGTCAAAGCGATTTCCACTAAATGGGAACCGACAAAG GTTGTTCCTCAAGCAGACAGAGTTCTTGTTCGTCTTGAAGAGCTTGCTCAG ACAACCTCAGGTGGAGTGTTGTTGCCTAAAGCAGCTGTTAAGTTTGAGAGATACTTAACCGGAGAGGTTGTCTCTGTTGGTTCTGAGGTTGGACAACAAGTTGGCCCTGGGAAGAAG GTTCTGTTCTCTGACGTGAGCGCTTATGAG GTGGATTTGGGGACGGGTGCTAGGCATTGCTTTTGTAAAGAGAGCGACTTGTTGGCTCTCGTGGAGTGA
- the LOC106339750 gene encoding uncharacterized protein LOC106339750: MASHYKSFFGSEEPHFLESCSLCRKHIGLNSDIFMYRGDKAFCSKECREEQIESDEAKERSWRLSSRSLRKKSSEAAKDSAAGKTVRTGTLVVA; encoded by the exons ATGGCGTCGCATTACAAAAGCTTCTTCGGCAGTGAAGAGCCACACTTTCTGGAATCTTGCTCTCTTTGCCGCAAACACATTGGTCTTAACTCCGACATCTTCATGTACAG AGGAGACAAGGCGTTTTGTAGCAAAGAGTGTAGAGAAGAACAGATCGAGTCCGATGAAGCAAAGGAGAGAAGCTGGAGACTTTCCTCAAGATCTCTCCGTAAAAAATCTTCCGAAGCAGCTAAAGATTCCGCCGCCGGTAAAACCGTACGGACAGGAACTCTCGTGGTGGCGTAG
- the LOC106339233 gene encoding sphingoid long-chain bases kinase 2, mitochondrial-like, with protein IVSRSRFATIQCYDTVSSGRITLCSGGGGATAVSSSSRLRDLVFVVNPQGANGRTAQKWNKLLPYLRSRLCGDCNICESLTSGPSHAIDITREAIRDGADDVIAVGGDGTLHEVVNGFFWEGKPVGNLNSEAAHSAALGVIPLVTGSDFARTFGWKNDPREAVERIAKGIRSRVDVGVINQEGKDSHYFINVADVHLSAKAGFYASKYKKFGNLCYVIGALQAFMGHHNRDMRIKCAKYRSRGDIREWKHLCSVRWRTSWIST; from the exons ATTGTCTCCCGGAGCCGATTTGCAACAATACAATGCTACGATACAGTTTCCTCTGGTCGCATCACCCTTTGCAGTGGCGGTGGTGGTGCCACTGCCGTCTCCTCCTCCTCCCGCCTCCGTGATCTCGTTTTTGTCGTGAACCCTCAAG GAGCTAATGGTAGAACAGCTCAGAAATGGAATAAGTTGCTTCCTTACCTTCGATCTCGTCTTTGTGGAGACTGTAAT ATATGTGAGTCCTTAACATCTGGTCCTTCTCATGCCATTGACATTACAAGAGAG GCTATTAGGGATGGTGCAGATGATGTCATTGCTGTTGGAGGTGATGGAACATTGCATGAG GTTGTTAATGGTTTCTTTTGGGAGGGGAAACCTGTTGGTAACCTCAATAGCGAAGCTGCCCATTCGGCTGCACTTGGTGTGA TCCCGTTAGTTACTGGTTCGGATTTTGCTAGGACATTTGGTTG GAAAAATGATCCTCGTGAAGCTGTGGAGCGCATTGCTAAAG GGATACGATCACGGGTTGATGTTGGTGTTATCAACCAGGAAGGAAAGGATTCGCATTACTTCATTAACGTTGCTGATGTTCATCT GAGTGCAAAGGCAGGCTTTTACGCTTCAAAGTACAAGAAATTTGGAAACTTGTGCTACGTAATCGGTGCCCTCCAAGCTTTTATGGGACATCACAACCGAGATATGAGGATCAAG TGTGCAAAGTATAGAAGTAGAGGAGATATCAGAGAGTGGAAGCATCTATGTTCAGTCAGATGGAGAACATCTTGGATTTCTACCTAG